The following are encoded in a window of Aromatoleum petrolei genomic DNA:
- a CDS encoding methyl-accepting chemotaxis protein, producing MMQRLKNSPIWVRLILAIGILLIAVGTTLVVWVSAEQENMAINQSHDFAETINQMTMATLVFMKSTKTIKKRAIYLDQVKKSSGLTDMRVVRAEPVIHQFGDGDEDEMNVGPDEKVAIDSGKPFFELRNDPDKGKILKAVFPAINRTNYLGKDCTECHDEYPEGTVLGAVTMEVSLNRMDAAVSAARSKLIGGALAALGLMMVLIFVFLQAVVARPLAELSSRLRDISEGEGDLTQRLPVRAEDEVGKAAGYFNKMMEKLQGVIRNISSSADQVSSAASDLQRGAVEIRAGAGEQSEKSASAASAVEQMAASIMSVAQASGEVLKVARDSLSRAEAGNADVLELTGRLSDVESAVSKMTQTVGDFIHNTDAISTLTAQVKEIADQTNLLALNAAIEAARAGEHGRGFAVVADEVRKLAEKSTRSANDIDDVTQKLNSGSVGVRAAITQGSDALVLIRESMLRVSEALRSNMESAGGVADGMNSIATATDEQMKASSLAANSVEMIAGLAQQTSASLDGVTGATASLEQLAAQLRDEIRRFRI from the coding sequence ATGATGCAACGACTGAAGAATTCTCCGATCTGGGTTCGCCTGATATTGGCAATCGGCATCCTGCTGATCGCAGTCGGCACGACCTTGGTCGTATGGGTGTCGGCCGAGCAGGAGAACATGGCGATCAACCAGTCCCATGACTTCGCCGAGACGATCAACCAGATGACCATGGCAACGTTGGTGTTCATGAAGAGCACCAAGACGATCAAGAAGCGCGCGATCTACCTCGACCAAGTGAAGAAGTCGTCGGGGCTGACGGATATGCGGGTGGTCCGGGCAGAGCCGGTCATTCATCAGTTCGGCGACGGCGACGAGGATGAAATGAACGTCGGGCCCGACGAAAAGGTGGCGATCGACAGCGGCAAGCCGTTCTTCGAGCTGCGTAACGACCCGGACAAGGGAAAGATCCTGAAGGCCGTGTTCCCGGCCATCAACCGCACGAATTACCTTGGCAAGGACTGCACCGAGTGCCACGACGAATACCCCGAGGGGACCGTGCTCGGGGCCGTGACGATGGAGGTTTCGCTCAACCGCATGGATGCAGCGGTCTCTGCCGCACGATCCAAGCTGATTGGCGGTGCGCTGGCGGCGCTGGGCTTGATGATGGTCCTGATCTTCGTCTTTCTGCAGGCGGTGGTGGCGCGGCCGCTGGCCGAGCTTTCGAGTCGGCTGCGCGACATTTCCGAGGGCGAGGGCGATCTCACCCAGCGTTTGCCTGTGCGTGCCGAGGACGAGGTGGGCAAGGCTGCCGGCTATTTCAACAAGATGATGGAGAAGTTGCAGGGCGTCATCCGCAACATTTCCTCGTCGGCCGATCAGGTGTCGAGCGCCGCCTCCGATCTCCAGCGCGGGGCAGTCGAGATTCGGGCCGGAGCGGGCGAGCAGTCCGAAAAGTCGGCTTCGGCGGCATCTGCGGTCGAGCAGATGGCGGCGAGCATCATGTCCGTCGCCCAGGCGAGCGGGGAGGTGCTCAAGGTCGCGCGCGACAGCCTTTCGCGCGCGGAGGCGGGCAACGCCGACGTGCTCGAACTCACGGGCAGACTGTCCGATGTCGAGAGCGCAGTGAGCAAGATGACCCAGACCGTCGGCGACTTCATCCACAATACCGACGCGATCTCGACCCTGACCGCGCAGGTGAAGGAGATTGCCGACCAGACCAACCTGCTCGCGCTCAACGCCGCGATCGAGGCCGCGCGGGCGGGAGAGCACGGCCGCGGGTTTGCCGTCGTCGCCGACGAAGTACGCAAGCTGGCCGAGAAGTCGACCCGCTCGGCAAACGACATCGACGACGTCACGCAGAAGCTCAACTCCGGTTCCGTGGGGGTGCGCGCGGCGATCACGCAGGGATCGGATGCGCTGGTGCTCATCCGCGAATCGATGTTGCGCGTGTCCGAAGCCTTGCGCAGCAACATGGAATCGGCTGGCGGTGTCGCCGACGGCATGAACAGCATCGCCACAGCGACCGACGAGCAGATGAAGGCGAGCTCCCTGGCGGCCAACAGCGTCGAAATGATCGCCGGGCTCGCGCAGCAGACGAGCGCTTCGCTCGACGGTGTCACCGGCGCCACGGCCAGCCTGGAACAGCTGGCCGCGCAGTTGCGCGATGAAATCAGGCGCTTCCGTATCTAA
- a CDS encoding peroxiredoxin, producing MAVLVGKKAPDFTATAVLGNNEIKNITFSEVTKGKYAVVFFYPLDFTFVCPSELIAFDHRLEEFTKRGVEVLGVSIDSQFTHLAWKNTPVNNGGIGQVQYTLVADVKHEICRAYDVEADAGVAFRGSFLIDKNGVVRHQVVNDLPLGRNIDEMIRMVDALQFTEEHGEVCPAGWNKGKAGMKASTAGVAEYLAEHAKEL from the coding sequence ATGGCAGTCCTCGTCGGCAAGAAGGCCCCGGATTTCACCGCGACCGCGGTCCTCGGCAACAACGAGATCAAGAACATCACGTTCTCGGAAGTCACCAAGGGCAAGTACGCCGTGGTGTTCTTCTACCCGCTGGATTTCACCTTCGTGTGCCCGTCCGAGCTGATCGCGTTCGATCACCGCCTGGAAGAATTCACCAAGCGCGGTGTCGAAGTGCTGGGCGTTTCGATCGACAGCCAGTTCACCCACCTCGCGTGGAAGAACACCCCGGTCAACAACGGCGGCATCGGCCAGGTCCAGTACACGCTGGTCGCCGACGTGAAGCACGAGATCTGCCGTGCCTATGACGTCGAAGCCGACGCTGGCGTCGCCTTCCGCGGCTCCTTCCTGATCGACAAGAACGGCGTCGTGCGCCACCAGGTCGTCAATGACCTGCCGCTGGGCCGCAACATCGACGAGATGATCCGCATGGTCGACGCGCTACAGTTCACCGAAGAGCACGGCGAAGTCTGCCCGGCCGGCTGGAACAAGGGCAAAGCGGGCATGAAGGCCAGCACCGCAGGCGTCGCGGAGTATCTGGCCGAGCACGCCAAGGAACTCTGA